A window from gamma proteobacterium SS-5 encodes these proteins:
- a CDS encoding DEAD/DEAH box helicase, with protein MIQDQQPPADPFLFDIEELHRIAAENEIRGGLDAFKNDCVTRGWLGEEGSLHGQVEDPDSAKDLSLCLSYDSQGNLHCDCDCSPDRPGSVAEQGICRHGIALLLDYAAAQQAEAPLLDAAQKAVAERIQSAQTEVRVEPLSAERGQGAWRAWSVNHDSSFQRRYRVHIRSLNKRVNFCTCPDFEVNQLGTCKHIEAVLQRLQKQAEYAQWALLPAARPFIYLDWSAPQPPQVRLHRTSSLAGELGNLLNGYFDDAGLFRLRLPDDFLRLADLLDGLEAIDLGEDALAYARRLAQQQAQRQRAETIQQQIRVGGGRIPGIRAQFYPYQIEGIAFLAAKGRALLADDMGLGKTLQAIAAALWLRQNAGVERVLVVCPASLKHQWAREIERFSDATVAVIQGNAEQRGVQYRQGPGFYIANYELILRDASHINLQLLPDLVILDEAQRIKNWRTKIATAVKQIRSRYAFVLSGTPLENRLEDLYSLMQVVDPHVLGPLWRYLLDFHISDERGKVIGYRNLSELRRRLQGVMLRRDRRLVRDQLPERIDQRIDIELTETQWELHNAALANAGNLARIAQRRPLTPSEKNRLMAALQAARMACNAAGLVDKETKGSPKLDELDDLLEQFCLQSGLKLVIFSQWERMTQMVQERVSAKGLGHVRLHGGVATAKRGELLERFRDDPACQVFITTDAGATGLNLQSASVLINLDVPWNPAVLEQRNARIHRLGQTSKVLIVNMVAAGAYEESVLGILQGKRDLFDNVVEDDASEDVVGVSEKLLASLLQSLDPDGSPREREPGHVHPAKEATEAEPSKLSSNGLQDERLYQRYGDELAAAVREQIIALQQGFGARIEQILGLSSRAKAANGEIQAGTNSTTSGGLMLVLDRVEDADEDQLAGLPGRLPVALIDRRTFTSLQRLGEAAPTAQAEPLFIPEPAATQANPLQQQAAEKLKAARLLLQQDCPSAAAELLRSAALAAAAQLAGDKIAPSAEQANLWLYAEIIPNARLPQEQISQLSRILALSQSGQALPDALLQEILADTQALVERDA; from the coding sequence ATGATCCAAGACCAGCAACCCCCCGCAGACCCCTTCCTGTTCGACATCGAAGAGCTCCACCGCATCGCTGCCGAGAATGAGATCCGCGGCGGGTTGGATGCCTTCAAGAACGACTGCGTCACCCGCGGCTGGCTGGGGGAGGAGGGCAGCCTGCATGGCCAGGTGGAGGATCCGGACAGCGCCAAGGACCTAAGCCTGTGCCTGAGCTACGACAGCCAGGGCAATCTGCACTGCGACTGCGATTGTAGCCCTGATCGCCCTGGCAGCGTGGCGGAGCAGGGCATCTGTCGCCACGGCATTGCCCTGTTGCTCGATTACGCTGCCGCCCAGCAAGCGGAGGCGCCCTTGCTGGATGCGGCGCAAAAGGCGGTGGCCGAGCGCATCCAAAGTGCCCAGACCGAGGTGCGGGTGGAACCTCTGTCGGCGGAGCGGGGTCAGGGTGCCTGGCGCGCCTGGTCGGTGAATCATGACAGTAGCTTTCAGCGGCGCTACCGGGTGCACATTCGCTCCCTCAATAAGCGGGTGAACTTCTGCACCTGCCCGGATTTTGAGGTCAATCAGCTGGGCACCTGCAAGCACATCGAGGCGGTGTTGCAGCGCCTGCAAAAGCAGGCCGAGTATGCCCAATGGGCGCTTCTCCCGGCGGCACGGCCCTTCATCTATCTGGACTGGAGCGCGCCCCAGCCGCCGCAGGTGCGGCTGCATCGGACCAGCTCCCTGGCGGGGGAGCTTGGCAACCTGCTCAACGGCTATTTCGATGATGCCGGTCTGTTTCGCTTGCGCCTGCCAGACGATTTTCTGCGCCTGGCCGACCTGCTCGACGGTCTGGAGGCGATCGATCTGGGCGAGGACGCCCTAGCCTACGCCCGCCGCCTGGCGCAGCAACAGGCCCAGCGCCAGCGCGCCGAGACCATCCAGCAGCAGATTCGCGTCGGCGGTGGCCGCATCCCCGGCATTCGCGCCCAGTTCTATCCCTATCAGATCGAAGGCATCGCCTTTCTCGCCGCCAAGGGCCGCGCCCTGCTGGCGGACGACATGGGCCTGGGCAAGACCCTGCAGGCCATAGCCGCCGCCCTTTGGCTGCGCCAGAACGCCGGGGTGGAGCGGGTGCTGGTGGTCTGCCCGGCCTCGCTCAAGCATCAGTGGGCGCGGGAGATCGAGCGCTTCAGCGATGCTACTGTGGCGGTGATCCAGGGCAACGCCGAGCAGCGCGGCGTGCAGTATCGCCAGGGGCCGGGTTTCTACATCGCCAACTACGAGCTGATCCTGCGCGATGCCAGCCACATCAACCTGCAGCTGCTGCCGGACCTGGTCATCCTCGACGAGGCCCAGCGCATCAAGAACTGGCGCACCAAGATCGCCACAGCGGTGAAGCAAATTCGCAGCCGCTACGCCTTCGTCCTCAGCGGCACGCCGCTGGAAAACCGCCTGGAAGACCTCTACAGCCTGATGCAGGTGGTCGATCCCCATGTGCTGGGGCCACTGTGGCGCTATTTGCTCGATTTTCACATCAGCGACGAGCGCGGCAAGGTGATCGGCTACCGTAATCTCTCCGAGCTGCGCCGCCGCCTGCAGGGGGTGATGCTGCGCCGCGACCGCCGCCTGGTGCGCGACCAGCTGCCGGAGCGCATCGACCAGCGCATCGATATCGAACTCACCGAAACCCAGTGGGAGCTGCACAACGCCGCTCTGGCCAATGCCGGCAATCTGGCGCGTATCGCCCAGCGTCGGCCCCTCACGCCGAGCGAGAAAAACCGCCTGATGGCTGCCCTGCAGGCAGCACGCATGGCCTGCAACGCCGCCGGGTTGGTGGACAAGGAGACCAAGGGCTCGCCCAAGCTCGATGAGCTGGACGACCTGCTGGAGCAGTTCTGCCTGCAATCCGGCCTCAAGCTGGTGATCTTCTCCCAATGGGAGCGCATGACCCAGATGGTGCAGGAGCGTGTCAGCGCCAAGGGCCTGGGCCATGTGCGCCTGCACGGCGGCGTGGCCACCGCCAAGCGCGGTGAACTGCTGGAGCGCTTTCGCGACGACCCCGCCTGCCAGGTGTTCATCACCACCGATGCCGGAGCCACCGGGCTGAATCTGCAGAGCGCCAGCGTGCTGATCAACCTCGACGTGCCCTGGAACCCGGCGGTGCTGGAGCAGCGCAACGCCCGCATCCACCGCCTTGGCCAGACCAGCAAGGTGCTCATCGTCAATATGGTCGCCGCCGGTGCCTACGAGGAATCCGTACTCGGCATCCTCCAGGGCAAGCGCGACCTGTTCGATAACGTGGTGGAAGACGACGCCAGCGAGGACGTGGTTGGCGTCTCGGAAAAGCTCCTCGCCTCACTGCTGCAAAGCCTCGATCCGGATGGGTCGCCGAGGGAGCGCGAGCCGGGGCATGTCCACCCTGCCAAGGAGGCAACGGAGGCCGAACCCAGCAAACTTTCCAGCAACGGTTTGCAGGATGAGCGGCTATATCAGCGCTACGGCGACGAGCTGGCGGCAGCGGTGCGCGAGCAGATCATCGCCCTGCAGCAAGGCTTCGGTGCGCGCATCGAGCAGATTCTGGGCCTCAGCAGCAGGGCCAAGGCGGCCAATGGCGAGATTCAGGCTGGGACCAATAGCACAACCAGCGGCGGTCTCATGCTGGTGCTGGATCGGGTAGAGGATGCCGACGAGGACCAGCTCGCTGGCCTGCCAGGACGCCTGCCGGTGGCGCTCATCGACCGGCGCACCTTCACCAGCCTCCAGCGTCTGGGCGAGGCCGCCCCCACCGCCCAGGCCGAACCTTTGTTTATCCCAGAGCCCGCGGCAACCCAGGCAAACCCGCTGCAGCAACAGGCGGCGGAAAAGCTCAAGGCCGCGCGCCTGCTGCTGCAGCAAGACTGCCCCAGCGCCGCTGCCGAGCTGCTGCGCAGCGCCGCCCTGGCCGCCGCCGCCCAACTGGCTGGAGACAAGATCGCCCCCAGCGCGGAGCAGGCCAACCTCTGGCTCTACGCCGAAATCATCCCCAACGCCAGATTGCCCCAGGAGCAGATCAGTCAACTGAGCCGCATCCTCGCCCTCAGCCAAAGCGGTCAAGCCCTGCCCGATGCCCTGCTGCAGGAGATACTGGCCGACACCCAAGCCCTGGTGGAAAGGGACGCCTGA
- a CDS encoding prevent-host-death protein, with amino-acid sequence MKVFTYSEARQNLSKVLAFAQLEEVEIKRKDGTVFSLRSKEKKSLSPFQIAGIKTKASTQNILDAIESSRMDQHE; translated from the coding sequence ATGAAAGTATTTACATACTCTGAAGCTCGTCAAAACCTATCAAAGGTACTGGCTTTTGCTCAATTAGAAGAAGTAGAAATAAAAAGAAAAGACGGCACTGTTTTTTCTCTTAGATCAAAAGAAAAAAAATCATTATCTCCATTCCAGATAGCAGGAATAAAAACAAAGGCAAGCACACAAAATATACTCGATGCAATTGAAAGCAGCAGAATGGACCAGCATGAGTAA
- a CDS encoding oxidative damage protection protein, producing the protein MARMVQCVKLKKEAEGLDRPTYPGDLGKRVFDNVSKQAWQDWLKHQTILINENRLSPMDPKARKYLEEQMENFFFGDGAEMPKQFVAMPK; encoded by the coding sequence ATGGCAAGAATGGTTCAATGCGTTAAACTCAAGAAGGAGGCCGAAGGGCTGGATCGACCCACCTATCCGGGCGATCTGGGCAAGCGGGTGTTCGACAACGTCAGCAAGCAGGCCTGGCAGGATTGGCTCAAGCACCAGACCATACTGATCAACGAAAACCGCCTCAGCCCCATGGACCCCAAGGCACGCAAATACCTGGAAGAGCAGATGGAAAATTTCTTCTTTGGTGATGGCGCAGAGATGCCGAAACAGTTTGTAGCCATGCCCAAATAA